The following coding sequences lie in one Bifidobacterium sp. ESL0690 genomic window:
- a CDS encoding sugar phosphate nucleotidyltransferase has translation MPDVLTPSDGFEDFYAIIPAGGTGSRLWPLSRGARPKFLYDLMGSGRTLIQSTFDRLARLAGPDRIVVSTGWRHVAAVEAQLPELKESNIFAEPVPRDSTAAIALATAILARRHGEHIVVGSFAADHVIRGKDSFADAVRQAVAAARAGYVTTIGIAASRPSTAFGYIHQGRSLGGEIQGAPSARLVERFVEKPDSATAQAYLSTGEYRWNAGMFVMRADVLLDHLREYKPEMYDAISHIADAYMAVDHEDGADTAGNAEIAAAQYVGQETMSGAADASTSLQNMNNRNVKNSENAVSNAGNDDDANEASEYGSEKTAENDGGDISNTVDDDVDDDTADNDVIDEAMATYWSGIEKIAFDYAVAEPLSVAGGVAMVPGDFGWDDIGDFNSVAALLPSTGARNIKILGDSDKVVSLDSAGDVVMPLSERTVALLGVNDMVVADTPDALLIAPRARSQEVKDLVAYLDREGRDDIL, from the coding sequence ATGCCGGACGTGTTGACACCAAGCGACGGTTTCGAGGACTTTTATGCCATCATCCCGGCCGGGGGCACCGGTTCGAGGCTCTGGCCGCTGAGCCGTGGGGCCAGACCTAAGTTCCTTTACGATTTGATGGGAAGCGGGCGGACGCTGATTCAGTCCACGTTCGACCGGCTTGCACGTCTTGCAGGTCCGGACCGCATCGTCGTAAGTACCGGCTGGCGGCACGTTGCAGCAGTTGAGGCACAGTTGCCGGAATTGAAGGAATCCAACATTTTCGCAGAGCCGGTTCCGCGCGATTCGACAGCGGCCATTGCACTGGCAACAGCCATTCTTGCCCGTCGTCATGGTGAGCATATCGTGGTGGGATCGTTCGCTGCCGACCATGTTATTCGCGGCAAGGATTCGTTTGCCGATGCAGTGCGTCAGGCAGTGGCCGCGGCACGTGCTGGATACGTGACCACTATTGGCATCGCGGCTTCTCGGCCATCGACGGCTTTTGGCTATATCCATCAAGGCCGTTCGTTGGGCGGCGAAATTCAGGGGGCTCCTAGCGCTCGTTTGGTGGAACGTTTCGTGGAAAAACCCGATTCGGCCACGGCTCAGGCCTACCTTTCCACGGGCGAATATCGTTGGAACGCTGGCATGTTCGTGATGCGTGCCGATGTGTTGCTCGATCATCTGCGCGAATACAAGCCGGAAATGTATGATGCGATTTCGCATATCGCCGATGCCTACATGGCCGTGGATCATGAAGACGGCGCCGACACCGCCGGTAACGCGGAAATCGCTGCGGCGCAGTACGTCGGTCAGGAAACTATGAGTGGTGCCGCCGACGCTTCCACTTCCCTGCAAAATATGAATAATCGTAATGTCAAGAATTCTGAAAATGCTGTGAGTAACGCCGGGAATGATGACGATGCTAATGAGGCATCGGAGTACGGGAGCGAGAAAACCGCAGAAAATGATGGCGGCGACATCAGCAATACTGTTGACGATGATGTCGATGATGATACTGCTGATAATGACGTGATCGATGAGGCTATGGCGACCTACTGGTCGGGCATCGAAAAGATTGCGTTCGATTATGCGGTGGCCGAGCCTTTGAGCGTGGCCGGAGGAGTGGCAATGGTTCCCGGCGATTTTGGCTGGGACGATATCGGCGACTTCAATTCCGTGGCGGCGCTCCTGCCCAGTACCGGTGCTCGCAATATCAAGATTTTGGGCGATAGCGATAAGGTCGTAAGCCTCGACAGCGCAGGCGACGTGGTGATGCCCCTTTCCGAGCGCACCGTCGCCTTGCTCGGTGTCAATGATATGGTCGTTGCCGACACCCCCGACGCGCTGCTCATAGCCCCGCGCGCCCGTAGCCAGGAGGTCAAGGATTTGGTCGCATACCTCGACCGCGAAGGCCGTGATGACATCCTCTAG